From one Melioribacteraceae bacterium genomic stretch:
- a CDS encoding DegT/DnrJ/EryC1/StrS family aminotransferase — MTTIPLVRSFLPPREELLASLENVLYSGYIAQGKFVDDFESEFGKYIENNLVVSLNSGTAALHIALVLAGVGKGDEVISTALTAEPTNLAIKMTGAKIVWADIDPNNGTMNPFDAESKITEKTKAILPVDYAGIPVNINEFIRISKQYNISIIEDSAHALGAKYNGEKLGNHFPFVCFSFQAIKHLTTVDGGMIAFNNQENYEKAKLIRWFGIDKKLSRIENDIKLQGYKYHMNNVTAAIGLCQMNYIDSVISKYISNGIYYDSSLKNVPGVELLKYYPESEPSYWIYTLKVEKREDLIKKLAENGIMASELHKRNDSHSFFSKSKCELPNLDKFYSKMLHIPCGWWVTDEDREKIVDIIKSGW; from the coding sequence ATGACAACTATTCCACTAGTTAGGTCATTTCTTCCCCCAAGGGAAGAATTACTTGCATCACTAGAAAATGTTCTGTATTCAGGATATATCGCACAAGGTAAGTTTGTTGATGATTTTGAATCAGAGTTCGGAAAATACATTGAAAATAATTTAGTAGTATCATTAAACTCTGGAACAGCTGCACTACATATAGCATTAGTGCTTGCTGGAGTGGGGAAAGGGGATGAAGTAATTAGTACCGCTCTGACTGCAGAACCTACAAATCTTGCAATAAAAATGACTGGTGCAAAAATAGTTTGGGCCGATATTGATCCGAATAATGGAACTATGAATCCCTTCGATGCCGAATCAAAAATTACGGAAAAAACTAAGGCAATATTACCAGTTGATTATGCAGGTATTCCAGTAAATATTAATGAATTTATAAGAATTAGCAAGCAATACAATATATCGATTATTGAAGATTCAGCTCACGCGCTTGGGGCAAAGTACAACGGTGAAAAATTAGGGAATCATTTCCCTTTTGTTTGTTTTTCTTTCCAGGCAATAAAACATTTGACAACTGTTGACGGAGGAATGATTGCTTTTAATAATCAAGAAAATTATGAAAAAGCTAAATTAATTAGATGGTTTGGAATAGACAAAAAACTATCTCGAATAGAAAATGATATAAAGTTGCAAGGCTATAAATATCATATGAATAATGTAACTGCGGCAATTGGTCTTTGTCAAATGAATTATATCGATTCTGTTATTAGCAAATATATTAGTAACGGAATATATTATGACAGTTCACTTAAAAATGTTCCGGGGGTGGAATTATTAAAATACTACCCTGAGTCGGAACCTTCTTACTGGATTTATACCCTAAAAGTGGAAAAAAGAGAAGATTTAATAAAAAAGCTTGCGGAAAACGGCATTATGGCATCGGAGTTGCATAAAAGAAATGATAGTCATTCTTTTTTTTCCAAGTCAAAATGTGAATTGCCAAATCTAGATAAGTTTTATAGTAAAATGTTGCATATTCCTTGCGGTTGGTGGGTTACTGATGAAGATAGAGAGAAAATAGTTGACATTATTAAAAGCGGTTGGTAA
- a CDS encoding aminotransferase class V-fold PLP-dependent enzyme — protein MPDKLPELNNILYSGKLSYGYWGEEFEKAISSYIGNEYFLSVNSFNSALLVAIAVLELKPGDEVIASPMSCLASNQPFATQNLKVVWADIDPKTGTLDPSDVKRKITKQTKAIFHNHHCGYVGYVEEINQIARQYGLYVVDDAIEAFGSEYSNKKMGNLGADITAFSFQTVRLPNTIDGGGLSFCRKELYERALLIRDLGVNRKKFRDENGEISKKCDIALPGFGATLNETSAYIGLQQVHYIDSLLGKQNENATVWNVKLKEIKNISLLNSINGSKPNYWVYGCFAENKLEAISFFRERNYYASGIHLPNNNYSIFNSKIELKGVNEFYTNFIALPSGWWVNSI, from the coding sequence ATGCCTGATAAATTGCCGGAGTTAAATAATATCCTTTATTCTGGTAAATTATCTTATGGTTACTGGGGGGAAGAATTCGAAAAAGCTATTTCCTCATATATTGGGAATGAGTATTTTCTCTCTGTTAATTCTTTTAATTCAGCTTTGCTAGTTGCAATAGCAGTGCTTGAATTAAAACCAGGTGATGAAGTAATTGCATCACCTATGAGTTGTCTTGCGTCTAATCAACCTTTTGCAACACAAAATTTAAAAGTTGTATGGGCAGATATTGATCCCAAAACTGGAACATTGGATCCGAGTGATGTAAAGAGGAAAATAACAAAACAAACTAAAGCAATTTTTCATAATCATCATTGCGGTTACGTTGGGTATGTTGAAGAAATAAACCAAATTGCTCGACAATACGGTTTATATGTAGTTGATGATGCTATTGAAGCATTTGGCTCGGAATATTCTAATAAGAAAATGGGAAATCTCGGAGCTGATATCACAGCGTTTTCATTTCAGACTGTGAGATTACCTAATACTATTGATGGTGGGGGATTGTCTTTTTGTAGGAAAGAACTTTATGAAAGAGCATTGTTAATAAGAGATCTAGGGGTTAACCGCAAAAAATTTAGAGATGAAAACGGAGAAATATCAAAAAAATGTGATATTGCGCTGCCCGGATTTGGAGCTACATTAAATGAAACAAGTGCATATATTGGATTACAGCAAGTGCATTATATAGATTCTCTTTTGGGGAAGCAGAATGAAAACGCAACGGTTTGGAACGTAAAATTAAAAGAAATTAAAAATATTTCGCTATTAAATTCAATTAATGGGTCAAAACCAAATTATTGGGTATATGGTTGCTTTGCGGAGAATAAATTAGAAGCCATTTCATTTTTTAGAGAAAGAAACTACTATGCTTCTGGTATCCATTTACCAAACAATAATTATTCTATTTTCAATTCAAAAATAGAATTGAAAGGAGTTAATGAATTTTACACCAATTTTATTGCTTTGCCATCTGGTTGGTGGGTAAATTCCATTTAG
- a CDS encoding GNAT family N-acetyltransferase, giving the protein MKIRNITLSELTNLVDKINYEFISSKGKKLHITKRFPNLYDTNNLENLYVLEIDNKIKAFTAVKTVLFKKKSTVYHLFFVGSVYTDPMARGQGLSSSLLNYVQEKYFNDGYDAGFLWTNLHGFYTKLGWILNEKGLLAHTKIDALRKSNTYFIPSGGVQKADHSDLAMIDEFRVKLSNEYVIRKDGKIISGYGTVYSPGEENLLYYYRHEKNIYAYVNGVINKDTLIIYEFFGYEEFVIKILDVVCKIANIIFIKINLPSSDEEQNLLNNLFTNYSIERPQISMFITRDSRIFDELKNAYIFFTDRI; this is encoded by the coding sequence ATGAAGATTAGAAATATAACATTATCTGAATTGACTAACCTTGTTGATAAAATCAATTATGAATTTATTAGCTCAAAAGGGAAGAAACTTCATATAACTAAAAGATTTCCAAATTTATATGATACAAATAATTTGGAAAATCTTTATGTATTAGAAATTGATAATAAAATTAAAGCCTTCACAGCAGTTAAAACTGTACTTTTCAAAAAGAAAAGTACAGTTTATCATTTATTCTTTGTTGGTTCAGTTTATACGGACCCAATGGCTAGAGGTCAGGGGTTGAGTAGCAGTTTATTGAATTATGTGCAAGAAAAATATTTTAACGATGGTTATGATGCGGGTTTCTTGTGGACAAATTTACATGGTTTTTATACGAAATTAGGTTGGATATTAAACGAAAAAGGTTTATTAGCCCACACAAAAATAGATGCTTTGAGAAAATCTAATACATACTTTATTCCTTCGGGGGGCGTTCAAAAAGCAGACCATTCCGACCTTGCAATGATTGATGAATTTAGAGTGAAACTTAGTAATGAATATGTAATTAGAAAAGATGGTAAAATAATTTCTGGTTATGGTACAGTTTACTCACCTGGTGAAGAAAATCTTCTTTATTACTACCGGCATGAAAAAAATATTTATGCTTACGTTAATGGTGTCATAAATAAAGATACTTTAATAATATACGAATTTTTCGGGTACGAGGAATTTGTAATAAAAATTCTCGATGTAGTTTGTAAAATAGCCAATATTATTTTTATCAAGATAAATTTGCCAAGCTCGGATGAAGAACAAAATTTGTTAAATAATTTGTTCACGAATTATTCCATTGAAAGACCACAAATATCTATGTTTATTACAAGAGATTCAAGAATATTTGATGAACTAAAAAACGCATATATTTTTTTCACTGACAGAATATAA
- a CDS encoding glycosyltransferase family 2 protein, with product MDNPKITIVFGTFKEPKLIIPSIQSLLKSSYKAFKTIIVDDNSPEDEAISLEVRKIVESYNDERISLIKNDINIGVPFVFKKWIDLVKTEYFLITGAGDIFDMGALEEYIKFLDKYPAASFVFAKERFQGIDGNFSELKREEIETGVYDPYKYLEFHLIGGKGNYGWSQASAMYRTEFFKVKNIPVTPYHYWDHYFHMKYLLFSNKVGYINKYLAIRHVEPSLKEWANQNIFVNKVETIYQSYKFINEFETILVSKRYPITKYRIVIIKNLLKQFLKLKYIEELFLCSNIFLSLFSKVFLSSLIILILSPIKLVGYLYLIVRNTYAQKYSDSA from the coding sequence ATGGATAATCCAAAAATAACAATTGTATTTGGAACTTTTAAAGAACCAAAATTAATAATCCCATCTATTCAATCATTACTGAAATCATCCTACAAAGCATTCAAAACGATAATTGTTGATGACAATTCTCCAGAGGATGAAGCAATTTCACTTGAGGTTAGAAAGATCGTAGAATCTTACAATGATGAAAGAATTAGTTTAATTAAAAATGATATTAATATAGGTGTTCCATTTGTTTTCAAAAAGTGGATTGATTTAGTAAAAACTGAATATTTTCTCATTACTGGTGCTGGTGACATTTTTGATATGGGGGCTTTAGAAGAATACATTAAGTTTTTAGATAAATATCCTGCCGCTTCATTTGTATTCGCAAAAGAAAGATTTCAAGGGATTGACGGAAATTTTTCTGAATTAAAAAGAGAGGAAATAGAAACCGGGGTGTACGACCCATATAAGTATCTGGAATTTCACCTAATAGGTGGAAAAGGAAATTATGGGTGGTCACAAGCATCGGCAATGTATAGGACAGAGTTCTTTAAAGTAAAGAATATTCCTGTTACACCATATCATTATTGGGATCACTATTTCCACATGAAATATTTATTGTTTTCAAATAAAGTTGGTTATATAAATAAATATTTGGCCATTAGACATGTTGAACCCTCCTTGAAAGAATGGGCTAACCAAAATATCTTTGTAAACAAAGTTGAGACGATATACCAGTCATATAAATTCATTAATGAATTTGAAACAATATTAGTTTCAAAAAGATACCCAATAACAAAGTATAGAATTGTTATCATTAAAAATTTACTTAAACAATTCTTAAAATTGAAATATATAGAAGAACTTTTCTTATGTTCCAATATTTTCCTGAGCTTATTTAGTAAAGTGTTTTTGAGTAGTCTTATTATTCTTATCCTATCTCCAATAAAGCTAGTTGGTTATTTGTATCTTATTGTTAGGAATACATATGCCCAAAAATATAGTGATTCTGCTTAA